In Juglans microcarpa x Juglans regia isolate MS1-56 chromosome 4S, Jm3101_v1.0, whole genome shotgun sequence, a single window of DNA contains:
- the LOC121262640 gene encoding uncharacterized protein LOC121262640, with product MANHDLILGQSHNLGHGQNQQLVLGHNHNLGHGQNHDLELGEAPEHHLGLGQTHDHELVLAHGHDHELGLGHDHDQEVDGGHSYGHENDLGMDRKPDHDDHELALAGHNHELALLENNELGVSENQDLDENLELAIDASQEMGIEPVQDLTIHQSQLVVSSSPVIQARSIVASPNYELSVGQEFPDVKSCRRALRDTAIALHFEIQTIKSDKTRFTAKCASEGCPWRIHAAKLPGVPTFTIRTIHEAHTCGGISHLGHQQASVQWVATSVEQRLKENPNYKPKEILEEIHRVHGITLSYKQAWRGKERIMAAMRGSFEEGYRLLPPYCEQVKRTNPGSIASVYGNPTDNCFQRLFISFQASIFGFLNACRPLLGLDRTYLKSKYLGTLLLATGFDGDGSLFPLAFGVVDEESDENWMWFLSELHNLLEINTENMPRLTILSDRQKGIVDGVEANFPTAFHGFCMRHLSESFRKEFNNTMLVNLLWEAAHALTVIEFEAKVLEIEEISQDAAYWIRRIPPRLWATAYFEGTRFGHLTANIVESLNTWILEASGLPIIQMMECIRRQLMTWFNERRETSMQWTSILVPSAERHVAEALERARTFQVLRANEAEFEVISHEGTNIVDIRNRCCLCRGWQLYGLPCAHAVAALLSCRQNVHRFTESCFTVATYRKTYSQTIHPIPDKSLWKELSEGDPNASKSIEVLINPPKSLRPPGRPRKKRVRAEDRGRVKRVVHCSRCNQTGHFRTTCAAPI from the coding sequence ATGGCTAACCATGATTTGATTCTTGGGCAAAGCCACAACTTAGGCCATGGGCAGAATCAGCAGTTGGTGCTAGGCCACAATCATAATCTGGGGCATGGGCAGAACCATGATTTGGAATTGGGAGAAGCCCCTGAACATCACTTGGGTTTGGGACAGACCCATGACCATGAACTGGTTTTAGCACATGGGCATGACCACGAATTGGGCTTAGGGCATGACCATGACCAAGAAGTGGATGGTGGTCACAGTTATGGTCATGAGAATGACTTAGGGATGGATCGGAAacctgatcatgatgatcacgAGTTGGCTCTTGCTGGACATAATCATGAATTAGCTTTATTGGAGAACAATGAACTTGGTGTTTCAGAAAACCAAGACCTTGATGAGAATCTTGAACTAGCTATTGATGCAAGCCAGGAAATGGGGATTGAGCCTGTACAAGATCTGACTATTCACCAATCCCAACTTGTAGTCAGTTCCAGTCCCGTAATCCAGGCTCGTTCAATTGTTGCTAGTCCTAATTATGAACTGTCGGTGGGGCAAGAGTTCCCCGATGTTAAGAGCTGTCGAAGAGCATTGAGAGATACAGCTATTGCACTTCACTTTGAAATTCAGACCATAAAATCTGACAAAACCCGTTTTACAGCAAAATGTGCTAGTGAAGGATGCCCCTGGCGCATTCACGCTGCAAAGCTTCCAGGGGTTCCGACTTTCACGATCAGGACAATCCATGAGGCTCATACATGTGGAGGAATTTCTCATCTTGGCCATCAGCAAGCCTCAGTTCAGTGGGTTGCAACCTCTGTGGAGCAACGGCTTAAGGAGAACCCTAATTACAAGCCAAAGGAGATACTAGAAGAAATTCATCGGGTTCATGGTATCACCTTATCTTACAAGCAAGCTTGGCGAGGCAAGGAGCGAATCATGGCTGCTATGCGTGGATCCTTTGAAGAAGGGTATCGCTTGCTTCCACCATACTGTGAACAGGTGAAACGGACAAACCCGGGGAGTATTGCATCTGTTTATGGAAACCCAACTGATAACTGCTTTCAGCGTCTCTTCATATCATTTCAGGCATCCATTTTCGGTTTTCTCAATGCTTGTCGACCACTTCTTGGGCTTGATAGGACATATTTGAAAAGCAAGTATCTTGGCACTTTGCTTCTAGCTACTGGTTTTGATGGTGATGGCTCCCTGTTTCCTCTTGCATTTGGTGTTGTTGATGAGGAGAGTGATGAAAATTGGATGTGGTTTCTATCAGAACTTCACAACCTGCTTGAAATTAATACTGAAAATATGCCAAGGCTTACCATTTTGTCAGACAGGCAGAAGGGGATTGTTGATGGAGTAGAAGCAAATTTTCCAACTGCATTTCATGGATTTTGTATGCGTCACTTGAGTGAAAGCTTTCGCAAGGAGTTTAATAACACAATGCTTGTCAACCTTTTATGGGAGGCTGCTCATGCTCTCACAGTAATTGAATTTGAAGCAAAAGTCTTAGAGATAGAAGAGATTTCCCAAGATGCCGCATATTGGATCCGAAGAATCCCCCCTCGATTATGGGCTACAGCCTACTTTGAGGGAACACGCTTTGGGCATTTAACAGCCAACATAGTTGAGTCATTAAATACTTGGATTTTAGAGGCCTCTGGGCTTCCAATAATTCAGATGATGGAGTGCATCAGAAGGCAGCTAATGACTTGGTTCAATGAACGCCGAGAAACCAGTATGCAATGGACATCAATTCTTGTTCCTTCTGCAGAGAGGCATGTTGCAGAGGCTCTTGAACGTGCTCGCACATTTCAGGTTCTACGTGCTAATGAAGCTGAATTTGAAGTCATATCTCATGAAGGAACAAATATTGTTGACATTCGGAATCGTTGCTGCCTTTGTCGGGGTTGGCAGTTGTATGGTTTGCCTTGTGCACATGCTGTGGCAGCACTCCTCTCTTGCAGGCAGAACGTCCATCGATTTACTGAGAGCTGTTTCACTGTTGCTACCTATCGCAAAACATACTCACAAACCATACATCCCATCCCAGATAAATCTCTTTGGAAAGAGTTATCTGAGGGGGATCCAAATGCCAGCAAGAGTATTGAAGTTCTTATTAACCCACCCAAATCACTTCGGCCACCTGGACGACCAAGAAAGAAGCGAGTTCGAGCAGAAGACCGCGGCCGTGTGAAGCGAGTCGTGCATTGTAGCCGTTGCAATCAGACAGGTCACTTTAGAACAACATGTGCAGCACCCATATAA